The proteins below come from a single Serratia ficaria genomic window:
- the ligA gene encoding NAD-dependent DNA ligase LigA: protein MESIIQKINQLRASLRHHEYQYHVLDAPEVPDAEYDRLMRELRELENAHPALITADSPTQRVGAAPLAAFDQVRHEVPMLSLDNVFDEESFLAFYKRVQDRLKSSEPLTFCCELKLDGLAVSLLYEDGELVRAATRGDGTTGENITSNVRTIRAIPLRLSGDNIPRRLEVRGEVFMPQAGFEQMNEEARRKDGKIFANPRNAAAGSLRQLDPRITAKRPLTFFCYGVGLLEGGELPRSHFARLMQFRAWGLPVSDRAQCCTGSDEVLAFYRQVEQDRAQLGFDIDGVVVKIDDIDLQETLGFVARAPRWATAFKFPAQEQITLVREVEFQVGRTGAITPVARLEPVLVAGVTVSNATLHNADEIERLGLRIGDTVIVRRAGDVIPQVVGVLEDRRPQDAREVVFPQHCPVCGSDVERVEGEAVARCTGGLICAAQRKEALKHFVSRRALDVEGMGDKIIEQLVEKEYVKNPADLFRLSAGILTGLDRMGPKSAQNLVNALEKSKQTTFARFLYALGIREVGESTAANLAAHFGSLEKLFAADIEALKEVPDVGEVVAKHTRHFLDEALNQKVIDELVGAEIGISWPAPVAVAAEEIDSPFAGKTVVLTGSLSQLSRDEAKDRLTALGAKVSGSVSKKTDLVIAGEAAGSKLAKAQELGIEVIDEAEMIRLLGA from the coding sequence ATGGAATCGATAATCCAAAAAATCAATCAACTACGAGCCTCATTGCGCCATCACGAATACCAGTATCACGTGCTCGACGCGCCGGAAGTGCCGGATGCGGAATACGACCGCCTGATGCGCGAACTGCGCGAGCTGGAAAACGCCCATCCGGCGCTGATCACCGCCGATTCGCCGACCCAGCGGGTGGGCGCGGCGCCGCTGGCGGCCTTTGATCAGGTGCGCCATGAGGTACCGATGCTGTCGCTGGACAACGTGTTCGATGAAGAAAGCTTCCTTGCGTTCTACAAGCGCGTGCAGGATCGGCTGAAAAGCAGCGAGCCGCTGACTTTCTGCTGCGAGCTGAAGCTGGACGGCCTGGCGGTCAGCCTGTTGTACGAAGACGGCGAACTGGTGCGCGCGGCTACCCGCGGCGACGGCACCACCGGCGAGAATATTACCTCCAACGTGCGCACCATCCGCGCCATCCCGCTGCGGCTGAGCGGCGACAACATTCCGCGTCGGCTGGAAGTGCGCGGCGAAGTGTTCATGCCGCAGGCCGGCTTTGAGCAGATGAACGAAGAGGCGCGGCGCAAGGACGGCAAGATTTTCGCCAACCCGCGCAACGCCGCCGCCGGCTCGCTGCGCCAGCTCGATCCGCGCATCACCGCCAAGCGCCCGCTGACCTTCTTCTGCTACGGCGTCGGCCTGCTGGAAGGCGGCGAGCTGCCGCGCAGCCACTTCGCGCGGCTGATGCAGTTCCGGGCCTGGGGATTGCCGGTCAGCGATCGCGCGCAATGCTGCACCGGCAGCGATGAGGTGCTGGCGTTTTACCGCCAGGTGGAGCAGGACCGTGCGCAGCTCGGTTTCGACATCGACGGCGTGGTGGTGAAAATCGACGATATCGATCTGCAGGAAACCCTCGGTTTCGTGGCGCGCGCGCCGCGCTGGGCGACGGCGTTCAAATTCCCGGCGCAGGAACAGATTACGCTGGTGCGCGAAGTCGAATTTCAGGTGGGGCGCACCGGCGCCATCACCCCGGTGGCGCGGCTGGAGCCGGTGTTGGTGGCCGGCGTCACCGTCAGCAACGCCACCTTGCACAACGCCGATGAGATTGAACGCCTGGGCCTGCGCATTGGCGATACGGTGATCGTGCGCCGCGCCGGCGACGTGATCCCGCAGGTGGTGGGGGTGCTGGAAGACCGCCGCCCGCAGGACGCGCGCGAAGTGGTGTTCCCGCAGCACTGCCCGGTGTGCGGCTCCGACGTCGAACGGGTGGAGGGCGAAGCGGTGGCGCGCTGCACCGGCGGGCTGATCTGCGCCGCGCAGCGTAAAGAAGCGCTGAAGCATTTCGTTTCCCGCCGGGCGTTGGACGTCGAAGGCATGGGCGACAAAATCATCGAACAGCTGGTGGAAAAAGAATACGTCAAGAACCCGGCCGATCTGTTCCGCCTGTCCGCCGGCATTCTGACCGGGCTGGATCGCATGGGGCCGAAATCGGCGCAGAATCTGGTCAACGCGCTGGAGAAATCCAAGCAGACCACCTTCGCGCGTTTCCTGTATGCGCTGGGCATTCGCGAGGTCGGCGAATCGACCGCCGCCAACCTGGCTGCGCACTTCGGCTCGCTGGAGAAGCTGTTCGCCGCCGATATCGAGGCGCTGAAAGAAGTGCCGGACGTCGGTGAAGTGGTGGCGAAGCACACGCGTCATTTCCTCGACGAAGCGCTTAATCAAAAGGTTATCGATGAGCTGGTGGGCGCCGAAATCGGCATCAGCTGGCCGGCGCCGGTGGCGGTGGCGGCGGAAGAGATCGACAGCCCGTTCGCCGGCAAAACCGTGGTGCTGACCGGTTCGCTCAGCCAGCTGTCGCGCGACGAAGCCAAGGATCGCCTGACGGCGCTGGGCGCCAAGGTCAGCGGCAGCGTGTCGAAGAAGACCGATCTGGTGATCGCCGGCGAAGCGGCCGGTTCCAAATTGGCGAAGGCGCAGGAGCTGGGCATCGAAGTGATCGACGAAGCGGAAATGATCCGCCTGTTGGGGGCCTGA
- the ptsI gene encoding phosphoenolpyruvate-protein phosphotransferase PtsI, translated as MISGILVSPGIAFGKALLLKEDEIVINRKKISADQVEQEVSRFLAGRAKASEQLEAIKTKAGETFGEEKEAIFEGHIMLLEDEELEQEIIALIKDDLASADAAAYTVIEGQAKALEELDDEYLKERAADVRDIGKRLLQNILGMPIVDLSSIQDEVILVATDLTPSETAQLNLDKVLGFITDLGGRTSHTSIMARSLELPAIVGTSDVTKQVKNDDYLILDAVNNKIYVNPTADVIDQLKAAQNQYVTEKNDLAKLKDLPAITLDGHQVEVCANIGTVRDVAGAERNGAEGVGLYRTEFLFMDRDSLPTEDEQFQAYKAVAEAMGSQAVIVRTMDIGGDKDLPYMNLPKEENPFLGWRAIRIAMDRREILHAQLRAILRASAFGKLRIMFPMIISVEEVRDLKGEIETLKAQLREEGKAFDETIEVGVMVETPAAAVIAHHLAKEVDFFSIGTNDLTQYTLAVDRGNELISHLYNPMSPSVLGLIKQVIDASHAEGKWTGMCGELAGDERATLLLLGMGLDEFSMSAISIPRIKKIIRNTNFEDVKALAAQALAQPTAQDLMNCVNKFIEEKTLC; from the coding sequence ATGATTTCAGGCATTTTAGTATCACCGGGTATCGCTTTTGGTAAGGCTCTCCTACTGAAAGAAGATGAAATTGTCATCAACCGGAAGAAAATCTCTGCTGATCAAGTAGAGCAGGAAGTCTCACGTTTTCTGGCGGGCCGCGCTAAGGCGTCCGAGCAGCTGGAAGCGATCAAGACCAAAGCTGGCGAAACCTTCGGCGAAGAGAAGGAAGCTATCTTCGAAGGCCACATCATGTTGCTGGAAGACGAAGAGCTTGAGCAGGAAATCATAGCCCTAATCAAAGACGATCTGGCCTCTGCGGACGCAGCCGCCTACACCGTGATCGAAGGCCAGGCGAAAGCGCTGGAAGAGCTGGACGACGAATATCTGAAAGAGCGCGCGGCCGACGTGCGTGACATCGGCAAACGCCTGCTGCAGAACATTCTGGGCATGCCGATCGTCGATCTGAGCTCCATTCAGGACGAAGTGATCCTGGTGGCCACCGATCTGACCCCGTCCGAGACCGCACAGCTGAACCTCGACAAGGTGCTGGGCTTCATCACCGATCTCGGCGGCCGTACCTCCCACACCTCCATCATGGCGCGCTCCCTGGAACTGCCGGCAATCGTAGGCACCAGCGACGTGACCAAGCAGGTGAAGAACGACGATTACCTGATCCTGGACGCGGTTAACAACAAAATTTACGTTAACCCTACCGCTGACGTCATCGATCAGCTGAAAGCCGCCCAGAATCAGTACGTCACCGAGAAAAACGATCTGGCCAAGCTGAAGGACCTGCCGGCGATTACGCTGGACGGCCATCAGGTTGAAGTCTGCGCCAACATCGGCACCGTGCGCGACGTCGCGGGTGCAGAGCGCAACGGCGCGGAAGGCGTCGGCCTGTATCGTACCGAATTCCTGTTCATGGACCGCGACTCGCTGCCGACCGAAGACGAGCAGTTCCAGGCTTACAAAGCCGTTGCGGAAGCCATGGGCTCGCAGGCCGTGATCGTCCGTACCATGGACATCGGCGGCGACAAAGACCTGCCTTACATGAACCTGCCGAAGGAAGAGAACCCGTTCCTCGGCTGGCGCGCCATCCGCATCGCGATGGACCGCCGTGAAATTCTGCACGCCCAGCTGCGCGCCATCCTGCGCGCCTCGGCATTCGGCAAACTGCGCATCATGTTCCCGATGATTATTTCCGTGGAAGAAGTGCGCGATTTGAAAGGCGAAATCGAAACGCTGAAGGCGCAGCTGCGCGAAGAAGGCAAGGCGTTTGACGAGACCATTGAAGTGGGCGTGATGGTGGAAACGCCGGCTGCGGCGGTCATCGCTCACCACCTGGCGAAAGAAGTCGACTTCTTTAGTATTGGGACAAACGATCTAACCCAGTATACTCTGGCGGTAGATCGCGGCAATGAGCTGATTTCTCATCTCTATAACCCGATGTCCCCATCAGTGCTTGGCCTGATCAAACAGGTTATCGATGCATCTCACGCGGAAGGCAAGTGGACCGGCATGTGCGGCGAACTGGCTGGCGATGAGCGTGCTACACTGTTGTTATTGGGCATGGGGCTGGATGAGTTCAGCATGAGTGCGATTTCAATCCCGCGCATCAAGAAAATTATTCGTAACACGAATTTCGAAGATGTGAAGGCGTTGGCAGCGCAGGCCTTGGCACAGCCAACGGCACAAGACCTGATGAATTGCGTTAATAAATTCATCGAAGAAAAAACGCTCTGCTAA
- the crr gene encoding PTS glucose transporter subunit IIA: protein MGLFDKLKSLVSDDKKDTGTIEIVAPLSGEIVNIEDVPDVVFAEKIVGDGIAIKPAGNKMVAPVDGTIGKIFETNHAFSIESDSGIELFVHFGIDTVELKGEGFKRIAEEGQRVKKGDVVIEFNLPLLEEKAKSTLTPVVISNMDEIKELIKLSGSVTVGETPIIRIKK from the coding sequence ATGGGTTTGTTCGATAAACTGAAATCTCTGGTTTCTGATGACAAGAAAGACACGGGCACTATCGAGATCGTCGCTCCGCTTTCTGGCGAGATCGTCAACATCGAAGATGTGCCGGACGTAGTGTTCGCTGAAAAGATCGTTGGCGACGGTATCGCCATCAAACCGGCCGGCAACAAAATGGTGGCGCCGGTTGACGGCACCATCGGCAAAATTTTCGAAACCAACCATGCTTTCTCTATCGAATCCGACAGCGGCATCGAGCTGTTCGTGCACTTCGGCATCGATACCGTTGAGCTGAAAGGCGAAGGCTTCAAACGCATCGCCGAAGAAGGCCAGCGCGTCAAGAAAGGCGACGTCGTTATCGAGTTCAACCTGCCGTTGCTGGAAGAGAAAGCCAAGTCGACCCTGACGCCGGTGGTTATCTCCAACATGGACGAGATCAAAGAGCTGATCAAACTGTCCGGCAGCGTTACCGTAGGCGAGACCCCGATCATCCGCATCAAGAAGTAA
- the cysK gene encoding cysteine synthase A, with translation MSKIYEDNSLTIGHTPLVRLNRIGNGRILAKVESRNPSFSVKCRIGANMIWDAEQRGILTAGKELVEPTSGNTGIALAFVAAARGYKLTLTMPETMSIERRKLLKALGANLVLTEGAKGMKGAIAKAEEIVATDPNRYIILQQFSNPANPAIHEKTTGPEIWEDTDGAVDVFISGVGTGGTLTGVSRYIKHTKGKAITTVAVEPTDSPVITQALAGEELKPGPHKIQGIGAGFIPGNLDLDLVDRVEQITNDEAISMARRLMDEEGILAGISSGAAVAAAVKLTEEADFADKTIVVILPSSGERYLSTALFADLFTEQELQQ, from the coding sequence ATGAGCAAGATATATGAAGACAACTCATTAACGATCGGCCATACGCCGCTGGTTCGTCTGAACCGTATCGGCAACGGACGCATTCTGGCCAAGGTTGAATCGCGCAACCCGAGCTTCAGCGTCAAATGCCGCATCGGTGCCAATATGATCTGGGATGCGGAACAACGCGGCATCCTGACCGCCGGTAAAGAGCTGGTGGAACCGACCAGCGGCAACACCGGCATCGCGCTGGCCTTCGTGGCCGCGGCGCGCGGCTACAAGCTGACGCTGACCATGCCGGAAACCATGAGCATCGAGCGCCGCAAGCTGCTCAAGGCGCTGGGCGCCAACCTGGTGCTGACCGAGGGCGCGAAAGGCATGAAGGGCGCCATCGCCAAGGCGGAAGAAATCGTCGCCACCGACCCGAACCGCTACATCATCCTGCAGCAGTTCAGCAACCCGGCCAACCCGGCGATCCATGAAAAAACCACCGGCCCGGAAATCTGGGAAGACACCGACGGCGCGGTCGACGTATTTATCTCCGGCGTAGGCACCGGCGGCACCCTGACCGGCGTCAGCCGCTACATCAAGCACACCAAAGGCAAAGCCATCACTACCGTGGCGGTCGAGCCGACCGATTCTCCGGTGATCACCCAGGCGCTGGCCGGCGAAGAGCTGAAGCCCGGCCCGCACAAAATCCAGGGCATCGGCGCCGGTTTTATTCCCGGCAACCTGGATTTGGACCTGGTGGATCGCGTCGAGCAGATCACCAACGACGAAGCCATCAGCATGGCGCGCCGCCTGATGGATGAAGAAGGCATTCTGGCCGGCATTTCCTCCGGCGCGGCGGTGGCGGCGGCGGTGAAACTGACCGAAGAAGCCGACTTTGCCGACAAGACCATCGTGGTGATCCTGCCGTCTTCCGGCGAGCGCTATCTGAGTACCGCCCTGTTCGCCGATCTGTTCACCGAGCAAGAATTGCAGCAGTAA
- a CDS encoding bile acid:sodium symporter family protein — translation MRFLPDRFTLTLIATVLLASFLPARGEFVGWLNTLTIAAIALLFFMHGAKLSREAILAGSNNWRLHLWVMFSTFIIFPALGVLFKWWSPIDVSPELYSGFIYLCILPATVQSAIAFTSLAGGNVAAAVCSASASSLLGIFVSPLLVGLLMNVHGETGSLQQVGSIVLQLLVPFVAGHLSRPLIGKWIERNRKLIGKTDQTSILLVVYSAFSEAVTHGIWHQVGIGSLAFIVGGSILLLTLVLLVNTYMARWLGFSKADEITIVFCGSKKSLANGIPMANILFPAATVGIMVLPLMVFHQVQLMTCAVLAKRYQRKQQDKQAVLNSQASRG, via the coding sequence ATGAGATTTCTGCCCGACCGCTTTACCTTAACGCTGATCGCCACCGTGCTGCTGGCTTCGTTCCTGCCGGCGCGCGGCGAGTTTGTCGGCTGGCTGAATACCCTGACCATCGCCGCCATCGCCCTGCTGTTCTTCATGCACGGCGCCAAACTGTCGCGCGAGGCCATTTTGGCCGGCAGCAACAACTGGCGGCTGCATCTGTGGGTGATGTTCAGCACCTTCATCATCTTCCCGGCGTTGGGGGTGCTGTTTAAATGGTGGTCGCCGATCGACGTCAGCCCCGAGCTGTATTCCGGCTTTATCTATCTGTGCATCCTGCCCGCCACCGTGCAATCCGCCATCGCCTTCACTTCGCTGGCGGGCGGCAACGTGGCGGCGGCGGTGTGCAGCGCCTCCGCTTCCAGCCTGTTGGGGATCTTCGTGTCGCCGCTGCTGGTCGGCCTGCTGATGAACGTGCACGGCGAAACCGGCAGCCTGCAGCAGGTGGGCTCCATCGTGCTGCAGCTGCTGGTGCCGTTTGTCGCCGGCCACCTGTCGCGGCCGCTGATCGGCAAATGGATCGAGCGCAACCGCAAGCTTATCGGCAAAACCGATCAGACCTCCATTCTGCTGGTGGTCTATTCGGCCTTCAGCGAGGCGGTGACGCACGGCATCTGGCACCAGGTGGGCATCGGCTCGCTGGCTTTCATCGTCGGCGGCAGCATCCTGCTGCTGACCCTCGTGCTGTTGGTGAACACCTACATGGCGCGCTGGCTGGGTTTCAGCAAGGCGGATGAGATCACCATCGTGTTCTGCGGTTCGAAGAAAAGCCTGGCCAACGGCATTCCGATGGCCAACATCCTGTTCCCGGCGGCGACGGTGGGCATTATGGTGCTGCCGCTGATGGTGTTCCATCAGGTGCAGCTGATGACCTGTGCGGTGCTGGCCAAAAGGTACCAGCGCAAACAGCAGGATAAGCAGGCGGTGTTGAACTCACAGGCTTCACGCGGGTAA
- a CDS encoding LysR family transcriptional regulator, with protein sequence MNYSLKQLKVFVAIARHGSFSRAGEAIGLTQSAVSHSVKELEAEVGVRLLDRTTREVVLTDAGRRLANRVERLLDELQASLLDARSFGVQRSGTVRVASSQTISAHLMPQCIAAGERQYPEIRIMLRDQAQQQVLHSIRNAEVDFGIVVDPVQAVDLDCEPVLHEPFLLLCRNDHPFAAQPEVHWSALNGCRLVLQDYASGSRPLIDSALRQQGVEAPVVQEIGHPATLFPMVAAGIGISIFPALALPLPEGGQLKVRRLVPEINRALMLVRRKNRSLTPAAEAIWQVVRQQAALLQQQRQQQADY encoded by the coding sequence ATGAATTATTCACTCAAGCAGCTAAAGGTCTTCGTCGCCATCGCCCGGCACGGCAGTTTCAGCCGCGCCGGCGAAGCGATAGGCCTGACTCAGTCGGCGGTCAGCCACAGCGTGAAGGAACTGGAAGCGGAGGTCGGCGTGCGCCTGCTGGACCGCACCACCCGCGAAGTGGTGCTGACCGACGCCGGCCGGCGGCTGGCCAACCGGGTCGAACGGCTGCTGGACGAGCTGCAGGCGTCGTTGCTGGATGCGCGCAGCTTCGGCGTGCAGCGCAGCGGCACGGTGCGGGTGGCGTCGAGCCAGACCATCTCCGCGCACCTGATGCCGCAGTGCATCGCCGCCGGCGAGCGGCAGTATCCGGAGATCCGCATCATGCTGCGCGATCAGGCGCAGCAGCAGGTGCTGCACAGCATCCGCAACGCCGAGGTGGATTTCGGCATCGTGGTCGATCCGGTGCAGGCGGTGGATCTGGATTGCGAGCCGGTGTTGCACGAACCTTTCCTGCTGCTGTGTCGTAACGATCATCCGTTCGCCGCGCAGCCTGAGGTGCATTGGTCGGCGCTGAACGGCTGCCGCCTGGTGCTGCAGGATTACGCCTCCGGCAGCCGGCCGCTGATCGACAGCGCGCTGCGTCAGCAGGGCGTCGAGGCGCCGGTGGTGCAGGAAATCGGCCACCCGGCGACGTTGTTCCCGATGGTGGCGGCGGGCATCGGCATCAGCATTTTCCCGGCGCTGGCGTTGCCGCTGCCGGAAGGCGGGCAGCTGAAGGTGCGGCGGCTGGTGCCGGAAATCAATCGCGCGCTGATGCTGGTGCGGCGCAAGAACCGCTCGCTGACGCCGGCGGCGGAGGCCATCTGGCAGGTGGTGCGCCAGCAGGCGGCGCTGCTGCAGCAGCAGCGCCAACAACAGGCGGATTACTGA
- a CDS encoding DUF3820 family protein has protein sequence MEKENLLEIANTPMPFGKYQGRVLIDLPEEYLLWFARKGEFPQGKLGMLMEMTLAIKIEGLDHLVKPLKKS, from the coding sequence ATGGAAAAGGAAAACCTGCTGGAAATCGCCAACACCCCGATGCCGTTCGGCAAGTATCAGGGGCGGGTGCTGATCGACCTGCCCGAGGAGTACCTGCTGTGGTTCGCCCGCAAGGGCGAATTCCCCCAGGGCAAGCTCGGCATGCTGATGGAAATGACGCTGGCGATTAAAATCGAAGGGCTTGACCACCTGGTCAAGCCGCTGAAAAAGAGCTGA
- a CDS encoding nucleotidyltransferase family protein: MDRQQQIILWLQQDNQRMIALRTARRLGLNDWCLGAGFVRNLVWDRRHGYADATPLNDIDVIHFDPQRPEAERDRMLEARLQQWLPQPWSVKNQARMHLRGGRAPYRDSEDAISFWTEVETAIGVRLNADDSLTLVAPFGLDALFNDSITFNAKNGDLSAYQRRVAEKGWLARWPRLRQVKF; this comes from the coding sequence ATGGATAGGCAACAACAAATTATCCTGTGGTTACAGCAAGATAACCAAAGAATGATCGCATTGCGCACCGCGCGCCGGCTCGGCCTGAACGACTGGTGTCTGGGCGCCGGGTTCGTGCGCAATCTGGTGTGGGATCGGCGGCACGGCTATGCCGACGCCACGCCGCTCAACGATATCGACGTGATTCATTTCGACCCGCAGCGGCCGGAGGCCGAACGCGATCGCATGCTGGAAGCGCGCCTGCAGCAGTGGCTGCCGCAGCCCTGGTCGGTGAAGAATCAGGCGCGCATGCACCTGCGCGGCGGCCGGGCGCCGTACCGCGACAGCGAGGACGCCATCAGCTTCTGGACCGAGGTGGAAACGGCGATCGGCGTGCGGCTGAACGCCGACGACAGTCTCACGCTGGTGGCGCCCTTCGGCCTCGATGCGCTGTTCAATGACAGCATCACCTTCAACGCCAAAAACGGCGATCTGAGCGCCTATCAACGGCGGGTGGCCGAAAAAGGCTGGTTGGCGCGTTGGCCGCGCCTGCGGCAGGTAAAGTTTTAG
- the cysZ gene encoding sulfate transporter CysZ, with product MSYTQPPSKSTSGFHYFAEGWRLISRPGIKRYVVLPLLVNVLLMGSAFWWLFSQLGDWIPAMMSHVPHWLQWLSYLLWPLAVVSVLLVFSYLFSTITNLIAAPFCGLLAEQLEGSLTGKPLPDTGIFGIVKDLPRIMAREWRKLAYYLPRALLLLILYFIPGIGQTVAPVLWFLFSAWMLAIQYCDYPFDNHKVSFADMRRALRRHKTDNLQFGALVSLFTMIPILNLVILPVAVCGATAMWVDRYRPQFVRS from the coding sequence ATGTCCTATACGCAGCCCCCTTCAAAATCCACCAGCGGCTTTCACTATTTCGCCGAAGGCTGGCGCCTGATTTCGCGCCCGGGGATTAAACGCTATGTGGTCTTGCCGTTGCTGGTCAACGTGCTGCTGATGGGCTCCGCCTTTTGGTGGCTGTTCAGCCAGCTCGGCGACTGGATCCCGGCGATGATGAGCCACGTCCCCCATTGGCTGCAATGGCTGAGCTACCTGCTGTGGCCGCTGGCGGTCGTGTCGGTGCTGCTGGTGTTCAGCTATCTGTTCAGCACCATCACCAACCTGATCGCCGCGCCGTTCTGCGGGCTGCTGGCGGAACAGCTGGAGGGCAGCCTGACCGGCAAGCCGCTGCCGGACACCGGCATCTTCGGCATCGTGAAAGACTTGCCGCGTATCATGGCGCGCGAATGGCGCAAGCTGGCGTATTACCTGCCGCGCGCGCTGCTGCTATTGATCCTGTACTTCATACCGGGCATCGGCCAGACGGTGGCGCCGGTGCTGTGGTTCCTGTTCAGCGCCTGGATGCTGGCGATTCAATATTGCGATTACCCGTTCGACAACCATAAGGTCAGCTTCGCCGACATGCGCCGCGCGCTGCGCCGGCACAAAACCGACAACCTGCAGTTCGGCGCGCTGGTCAGCCTGTTCACCATGATCCCGATCCTCAATCTGGTGATCCTGCCGGTGGCGGTTTGCGGCGCCACCGCCATGTGGGTGGACCGTTACCGCCCGCAATTCGTCCGTTCCTGA
- the zipA gene encoding cell division protein ZipA: protein MMQDLRLILIVVGAIAIIALLLHGLWTSRKERSSLFRDRPAKRSKKEREQTPIDDLDEGVGEVRVRAAHPQDEPTFGHLDAAREEPVVAPKPAPAAEPAPRAVQPAAHQTPPPLSQRPDYDDILLDNYAQDEDDEPQQQPAPRREPRVDDLPPPAPHAAEPAFHAEPAHQPQPEVKPTSAAPEAQPAPAAPIPAKLKETVLVLHVAAHQGGVIGGEVLLQSVLQAGFQFGEMGIFHRHISPAGSGPVLFSLANMVKPGSFDPDMMSDFSTPGVSMFMMVPSYGDANQNFKLMLQSAQRIADDVGGVVLDDERRMMTPQKLETYKARIREVLDNNA, encoded by the coding sequence ATGATGCAGGATTTGCGTCTGATATTAATCGTTGTTGGCGCGATCGCCATAATAGCGTTGTTATTGCACGGTCTTTGGACCAGTCGTAAAGAACGCTCATCGCTTTTCCGCGATCGCCCAGCCAAACGTTCCAAAAAGGAACGTGAACAAACCCCGATCGACGATCTCGATGAAGGCGTGGGGGAGGTGCGTGTACGCGCCGCTCACCCGCAGGACGAGCCGACGTTTGGTCATCTTGATGCCGCACGCGAAGAACCCGTGGTTGCGCCCAAGCCCGCTCCGGCGGCTGAGCCTGCGCCACGTGCCGTTCAGCCGGCTGCTCATCAGACTCCGCCTCCGCTTTCGCAGCGGCCGGATTATGACGACATCCTGCTGGACAACTACGCGCAGGACGAAGACGACGAGCCGCAGCAACAGCCTGCGCCGCGCCGCGAGCCGCGCGTTGACGATCTGCCGCCTCCGGCGCCGCATGCCGCAGAACCGGCGTTCCACGCCGAACCTGCGCATCAGCCGCAGCCGGAAGTGAAACCGACGTCGGCCGCGCCCGAAGCGCAACCGGCTCCGGCGGCGCCGATTCCGGCCAAGCTGAAAGAAACCGTACTGGTGCTGCACGTCGCGGCCCATCAGGGCGGCGTGATCGGCGGCGAAGTATTGCTGCAGAGCGTGCTGCAGGCGGGCTTCCAGTTCGGCGAAATGGGCATTTTCCATCGCCATATCAGCCCGGCCGGCAGCGGCCCGGTGCTGTTCAGCCTGGCGAACATGGTCAAGCCGGGATCTTTCGATCCTGACATGATGTCCGATTTCTCCACGCCGGGCGTGTCGATGTTCATGATGGTGCCGTCTTACGGCGACGCCAATCAGAACTTCAAGCTGATGCTGCAGTCGGCGCAGCGCATCGCCGACGACGTGGGCGGCGTGGTGCTCGACGACGAACGCCGCATGATGACGCCGCAGAAGCTGGAAACCTACAAAGCGCGCATCCGTGAAGTGTTGGACAACAACGCCTGA
- the ptsH gene encoding phosphocarrier protein Hpr: MFQQEVTITAPNGLHTRPAAQFVKEAKGFTSDITVTSNGKSASAKSLFKLQTLGLTQGTVVTISAEGEDEQKAVEHLVKLMAELE; encoded by the coding sequence ATGTTCCAGCAAGAAGTTACTATTACCGCTCCGAATGGTCTGCACACTCGCCCTGCCGCTCAGTTCGTCAAAGAAGCCAAAGGCTTCACGTCTGACATCACCGTGACTTCCAACGGCAAAAGCGCCAGCGCCAAAAGCCTGTTCAAACTGCAAACTCTGGGGCTGACTCAAGGGACCGTAGTGACCATCTCTGCTGAAGGTGAAGACGAGCAGAAAGCCGTTGAGCACTTGGTAAAACTGATGGCAGAGCTTGAGTAA